One genomic segment of Falco biarmicus isolate bFalBia1 chromosome 15, bFalBia1.pri, whole genome shotgun sequence includes these proteins:
- the CTU2 gene encoding cytoplasmic tRNA 2-thiolation protein 2 isoform X1, whose product MCEAAGDDAGCGADTASARRRRVPGHSYPRPCVKCGQGSAALVIRVGDAFCRGCFREYFVHKFRAMLGKNRVIFPGEKVLLALSGGAASSAMLRQVQEGLSRETAKRLRFVPGIIYIDEGAVRGQSVAQREQNLARMETLLQATGFPYHLVHLEQALELPPSILQPGPEGSSKPSTSYKEAVEGFIQQQRQEGDGDSLSTQDMPGGSPPLPRLPAAARTQELLQLFEAVETSTAREELLQMLRIHLILQTARTRGYAKVMTGESCTRVAIKLLTNLALGRGAFLAVDTGFMDNRHGDVMVVRPMREYMAKEIAFYNHFFDVPTVIMPPLSTKRREKPSIHRVIERFLLGLQEDFPSTISTVYRTGEKLSPAPAKASSESQRCLLCLCALDIAGEEELALEPTLIIEEPEPVENGCCQDTPAAGAESRAAFIPLLCYGCRLTFKELGPLATLPPYVRAEAQRRIHRAEMKQQSQEVPLEDEEPSKS is encoded by the exons ATGTGCGAGGCGGCGGGGGACGATGCGGGGTGCGGGGCGGACACGGCATCGGCACGGCGCCGCCGCGTACCGGGACACAG CTACCCGCGGCCCTGCGTGAAGTGCGGGCAGGGCTCTGCCGCCCTCGTCATCCGCGTCGGGGATGCCTTCTGCCG CGGCTGCTTCCGTGAGTACTTTGTGCACAAGTTCCGTGCAATGCTGGGCAAGAACCGCGTCATCTTCCCGGGAGAGAAG GTGCTGCTGGCGCTGTCAGGGGGGGCGGCCTCCAGTGCCATGCTCCGTCAGGTCCAGGAG GGGCTCAGCCGGGAGACGGCCAAGAGGCTCCGCTTCGTCCCCGGCATCATCTACATTGATG AGGGAGCGGTGCGTGGGCAGAGTGTGGCGCAGCGGGAGCAGAACCTGGCCCGCATGGAGACCCTGCTGCAGGCGACCGGCTTCCCCTACCACCTGGTCCACCTGGAGCAG GCGCTGGAGCTGCCTCCATCCATCTTGCAGCCGGGGCCAGAGGGGTCCAGCAAGCCCAGCACCTCCTACAAGGAGGCTGTGGAGGGCTTCatccagcagcagaggcaggagggggaCGGGGACAGCCTCAGCACTCAGGACATGCCAGGGGGgtccccacccctcccccgcctgcctgctgctgcccgcacccaggagctgctgcagctctttgaGGCTGTGGAGACGTCGACAGCaagagaggagctgctgcagatgctgcg GATCCATCTCATCCTGCAGACGGCCCGGACCAGGGGCTATGCCAAGGTGATGACAGGCGAGAGCTGTACCCGTGTGGCCATCAAACTCCTCACTAACCTGGCGCTGGGTCGTGGTGCCTTCCTTGCTGTTGACACG GGCTTCATGGACAACCGCCATGGTGACGTGATGGTGGTGCGACCCATGCGGGAGTACATGGCCAAGGAGATCGCCTTCTACAACCACTTCTTCGATGTCCCCACCGTCATCATGCCACCCCTCTCCACCAAG CGCCGGGAGAAGCCCAGCATCCACCGCGTGATTGAGCGCttcctcctggggctgcaggaggattTCCCCTCCACCATCAGCACCGTCTATCG GACGGGTGAGAAGCTGAGCCCAGCTCCAGCCAAGGCGAGCAGCGAGTCCCAGCGCTgcctgctgtgcctgtgtgCCCTGGACATCGCTGGGG AGGAAGAGTTGGCCCTGGAGCCCACACTGATCATAGAAGAGCCAGAGCCAGTGGAGAACGGGTGCTGCCAGgacaccccagcagcagg ggctgagagcagagctgccttcaTCCCGCTGCTGTGCTACGGCTGCCGCCTCACCTTCAAGGAACTG GGCCCTCTCGCCACACTGCCACCCTACGTGCGTGCCGAGGCCCAGCGCAGGATCCACAG AGCGGAGAtgaagcagcagagccaggaggtcCCACTGGAGGATGAGGAACCCAGCAAGAGCTGA
- the CTU2 gene encoding cytoplasmic tRNA 2-thiolation protein 2 isoform X2, translating to MLRQVQEGLSRETAKRLRFVPGIIYIDEGAVRGQSVAQREQNLARMETLLQATGFPYHLVHLEQALELPPSILQPGPEGSSKPSTSYKEAVEGFIQQQRQEGDGDSLSTQDMPGGSPPLPRLPAAARTQELLQLFEAVETSTAREELLQMLRIHLILQTARTRGYAKVMTGESCTRVAIKLLTNLALGRGAFLAVDTGFMDNRHGDVMVVRPMREYMAKEIAFYNHFFDVPTVIMPPLSTKRREKPSIHRVIERFLLGLQEDFPSTISTVYRTGEKLSPAPAKASSESQRCLLCLCALDIAGEEELALEPTLIIEEPEPVENGCCQDTPAAGAESRAAFIPLLCYGCRLTFKELGPLATLPPYVRAEAQRRIHRAEMKQQSQEVPLEDEEPSKS from the exons ATGCTCCGTCAGGTCCAGGAG GGGCTCAGCCGGGAGACGGCCAAGAGGCTCCGCTTCGTCCCCGGCATCATCTACATTGATG AGGGAGCGGTGCGTGGGCAGAGTGTGGCGCAGCGGGAGCAGAACCTGGCCCGCATGGAGACCCTGCTGCAGGCGACCGGCTTCCCCTACCACCTGGTCCACCTGGAGCAG GCGCTGGAGCTGCCTCCATCCATCTTGCAGCCGGGGCCAGAGGGGTCCAGCAAGCCCAGCACCTCCTACAAGGAGGCTGTGGAGGGCTTCatccagcagcagaggcaggagggggaCGGGGACAGCCTCAGCACTCAGGACATGCCAGGGGGgtccccacccctcccccgcctgcctgctgctgcccgcacccaggagctgctgcagctctttgaGGCTGTGGAGACGTCGACAGCaagagaggagctgctgcagatgctgcg GATCCATCTCATCCTGCAGACGGCCCGGACCAGGGGCTATGCCAAGGTGATGACAGGCGAGAGCTGTACCCGTGTGGCCATCAAACTCCTCACTAACCTGGCGCTGGGTCGTGGTGCCTTCCTTGCTGTTGACACG GGCTTCATGGACAACCGCCATGGTGACGTGATGGTGGTGCGACCCATGCGGGAGTACATGGCCAAGGAGATCGCCTTCTACAACCACTTCTTCGATGTCCCCACCGTCATCATGCCACCCCTCTCCACCAAG CGCCGGGAGAAGCCCAGCATCCACCGCGTGATTGAGCGCttcctcctggggctgcaggaggattTCCCCTCCACCATCAGCACCGTCTATCG GACGGGTGAGAAGCTGAGCCCAGCTCCAGCCAAGGCGAGCAGCGAGTCCCAGCGCTgcctgctgtgcctgtgtgCCCTGGACATCGCTGGGG AGGAAGAGTTGGCCCTGGAGCCCACACTGATCATAGAAGAGCCAGAGCCAGTGGAGAACGGGTGCTGCCAGgacaccccagcagcagg ggctgagagcagagctgccttcaTCCCGCTGCTGTGCTACGGCTGCCGCCTCACCTTCAAGGAACTG GGCCCTCTCGCCACACTGCCACCCTACGTGCGTGCCGAGGCCCAGCGCAGGATCCACAG AGCGGAGAtgaagcagcagagccaggaggtcCCACTGGAGGATGAGGAACCCAGCAAGAGCTGA